A genomic region of Mycobacterium senriense contains the following coding sequences:
- a CDS encoding DUF302 domain-containing protein — MTRSLHPTIETVSHQVDRLTIRIDDTFDGFRHRYEQAVPEFQSQRFDSLVKGGVDWQTVLEATAANAPHDFILYWSHDFSSLMGLAGDRGRCVEYLMGNHTIAQKMYRYNPAILLYAPLRTAIVEDADGVTWFTVDQPSTRFGSFDIPQIAEVGIELDHKLAALLEHLGAPVPAALTATQ; from the coding sequence ATGACCAGATCACTGCACCCAACGATCGAGACGGTCTCGCATCAGGTCGACCGGTTGACGATCCGGATCGACGACACCTTCGACGGGTTCAGGCATCGCTATGAGCAAGCGGTGCCCGAGTTCCAGAGCCAACGATTCGACTCCCTCGTCAAAGGCGGCGTCGACTGGCAGACCGTTCTAGAGGCCACCGCAGCGAACGCGCCGCACGACTTCATCCTCTACTGGTCGCACGACTTCTCGTCGCTGATGGGGCTGGCGGGAGACCGTGGCCGTTGCGTCGAATACCTGATGGGCAACCACACCATCGCGCAGAAGATGTACCGCTACAACCCGGCCATTCTGCTCTATGCACCCTTACGCACCGCCATTGTCGAAGACGCCGACGGCGTTACGTGGTTCACTGTGGACCAACCCAGCACCCGGTTCGGCAGCTTCGACATACCCCAAATCGCCGAAGTGGGAATCGAATTGGATCACAAGCTTGCCGCCTTGCTGGAGCACCTCGGCGCTCCCGTCCCGGCCGCGCTCACCGCGACGCAATAG
- a CDS encoding superoxide dismutase family protein, whose translation MNKAACFAVAALTATVAPLAACSNQQTSQPNTSPLTSSTPGAERLTTQLKTADGSPVANATFEFANGYATVTVEAGPNQVLSPGFHGLQIHAVGKCEANSAAPNGNSTGDFDSAGSVYQAPNHTSYPASGDLTALQVRSDGSAKLVTTSNAFTSADLRNSSGTALIIHQTADNLGSTASTADSGKRLACGVIAASSSTTSSTTSVTTSTTTTVVPPASTSTSTSTVTVTSTPTTTSVPTTTVTTPPYYPPGR comes from the coding sequence ATGAACAAGGCCGCATGCTTTGCGGTCGCGGCGCTGACCGCGACCGTCGCGCCGTTAGCCGCATGCTCGAACCAGCAAACCAGCCAGCCCAACACCTCGCCGCTGACCAGCTCGACGCCTGGGGCCGAGAGGCTGACCACTCAACTGAAGACGGCTGACGGCAGTCCGGTCGCCAACGCCACCTTCGAATTCGCCAACGGCTACGCCACGGTGACCGTAGAGGCCGGCCCGAACCAGGTGCTCAGCCCCGGCTTCCACGGACTGCAAATCCACGCGGTGGGCAAGTGCGAGGCCAATTCGGCTGCCCCGAACGGGAACTCGACCGGAGACTTCGACTCCGCCGGCAGCGTCTATCAGGCGCCCAATCACACGAGTTACCCCGCGAGCGGCGACCTGACCGCCTTGCAGGTGCGCTCCGACGGCTCGGCGAAACTGGTCACCACCAGTAACGCGTTCACCTCCGCCGACTTGAGGAACAGCTCGGGCACGGCGTTGATCATCCACCAGACCGCGGACAATCTGGGCAGCACCGCCTCCACCGCTGATTCCGGCAAGCGGTTGGCATGCGGGGTGATCGCGGCGTCCTCGTCGACGACCTCGTCGACCACCAGCGTCACGACCAGCACCACCACCACCGTCGTGCCGCCGGCGTCCACCAGCACGAGCACCAGCACCGTGACGGTCACCAGCACCCCGACCACGACGTCCGTGCCGACCACCACCGTGACGACGCCGCCCTACTATCCGCCGGGGCGCTGA
- a CDS encoding hemerythrin domain-containing protein, translating into MNAYEVLFEHHNALRGLCAKITDMPPDSAERQDTLDELLIELDIHMRIEDDLFYPAVAEASTLVAIAHAEHRQVWDQLAVLLRTSPAAPQYADEWRSFVTVLDAHASEEERDLCPAPIDLSEDMLDALGNRMLERMIQLHRSPINRFRVRSRKTLLSCLGT; encoded by the coding sequence ATGAACGCCTACGAGGTGCTTTTCGAGCATCACAACGCGCTACGCGGTCTCTGCGCGAAGATCACCGACATGCCCCCGGACAGCGCCGAGCGGCAGGACACGCTCGACGAATTGTTGATCGAGCTGGACATCCACATGCGCATCGAGGACGACTTGTTCTACCCGGCGGTGGCGGAAGCCAGCACGTTGGTCGCCATCGCCCATGCGGAGCACAGGCAGGTGTGGGATCAGCTGGCGGTGCTGTTGCGCACGTCGCCCGCGGCGCCGCAATACGCCGACGAATGGCGCTCGTTCGTCACGGTCCTGGACGCCCACGCCAGTGAAGAGGAGCGCGACTTGTGCCCGGCCCCAATAGATTTGAGCGAGGATATGCTCGACGCGCTGGGCAACCGGATGCTCGAGCGCATGATCCAGTTGCATCGATCTCCCATCAACAGGTTTCGTGTCCGCAGTCGCAAGACCTTGCTGAGTTGCCTCGGGACGTAG
- the guaB gene encoding IMP dehydrogenase: MTRGTSHLEDSSDLVGSAYVRVGGLVDDPVPTGGDNPHKIAMLGLTFDDVLLLPAASDVVPASADTSSQLTKKIRLKVPLVSSAMDTVTESRMAIAMARAGGMGVLHRNLPVAEQAGQVETVKRSEAGMVTDPVTCRPDNTLAQVDAMCARFRISGLPVVDEAGALVGIITNRDMRFEVDQTKKVAEVMTKAPLITAQEGVSADAALGLLRRNKIEKLPIVDGHGRLTGLITVKDFVKTEQHPLATKDSDGRLLVGAAVGVGGDAWVRAMMLVDAGVDVLIVDTAHAHNRLVLDMVGKLKAEVGEKVEVIGGNVATRSAAAALVAAGADAVKVGVGPGSICTTRVVAGVGAPQITAILEAVAACGPAGVPVIADGGLQYSGDIAKALAAGASTAMLGSLLAGTAEAPGELIFVNGKQFKSYRGMGSLGAMAGRGSGSGKSYSKDRYFADDALSEDKLVPEGIEGRVPFRGPLSSVIHQLTGGLRAAMGYTGSPSIEALQQAQFVRITAAGLRESHPHDVAMTVEAPNYYAR; this comes from the coding sequence ATGACCCGTGGCACGTCCCACCTGGAAGACAGCTCTGACCTCGTCGGCAGTGCGTATGTGCGGGTGGGTGGTCTGGTCGACGACCCGGTGCCCACCGGAGGCGACAACCCGCACAAGATCGCCATGCTCGGGCTGACCTTCGACGACGTGCTGCTGCTGCCCGCGGCCTCCGACGTCGTCCCCGCAAGCGCGGATACTTCCAGCCAGCTCACCAAGAAGATCAGGCTCAAAGTGCCGCTGGTGAGTTCGGCGATGGACACGGTCACCGAGTCGCGGATGGCGATCGCGATGGCGCGGGCCGGCGGCATGGGTGTGCTGCACCGCAACCTGCCGGTCGCCGAACAGGCCGGCCAGGTCGAGACGGTCAAGCGCTCGGAGGCCGGCATGGTCACCGACCCCGTCACCTGCCGCCCGGACAACACCCTGGCCCAGGTCGACGCGATGTGCGCGCGGTTCCGGATCTCCGGCCTGCCGGTGGTCGACGAAGCGGGCGCGCTGGTCGGCATCATCACCAACCGCGACATGCGGTTCGAGGTCGACCAGACCAAGAAGGTCGCCGAGGTGATGACCAAGGCCCCGCTGATCACCGCGCAGGAGGGCGTGTCTGCCGACGCGGCGCTGGGCCTGTTGCGCCGCAACAAGATCGAGAAGCTGCCCATCGTCGACGGCCACGGCCGGCTGACCGGTCTGATCACCGTCAAGGACTTCGTCAAGACCGAGCAACACCCGCTGGCCACCAAGGACAGCGACGGCAGGCTGCTGGTCGGCGCCGCCGTCGGCGTCGGCGGCGACGCCTGGGTGCGCGCCATGATGCTGGTCGACGCCGGGGTGGATGTGCTGATCGTGGACACCGCGCACGCGCACAACCGGCTGGTGCTCGACATGGTCGGCAAGCTCAAGGCCGAGGTGGGTGAGAAGGTCGAGGTGATCGGCGGCAACGTCGCCACCCGTTCGGCGGCCGCGGCCCTGGTCGCCGCCGGCGCCGACGCGGTGAAGGTGGGCGTCGGGCCCGGCTCGATCTGCACCACCCGGGTGGTGGCGGGCGTCGGAGCACCACAGATCACGGCGATTCTGGAGGCGGTCGCGGCCTGCGGCCCGGCGGGCGTGCCGGTGATCGCCGACGGCGGGCTGCAGTACTCCGGCGACATCGCCAAGGCGCTGGCCGCCGGTGCCTCGACGGCCATGCTGGGCTCGCTGCTGGCGGGCACTGCCGAGGCCCCCGGCGAGCTGATCTTCGTCAACGGCAAGCAGTTCAAGAGCTACCGCGGGATGGGATCGCTGGGAGCCATGGCGGGCCGGGGGTCGGGCAGCGGAAAGTCGTACTCCAAGGACCGCTACTTCGCCGACGATGCGCTCTCGGAAGACAAGCTGGTGCCGGAGGGCATCGAGGGCCGGGTGCCCTTCCGCGGCCCGCTGTCCTCGGTGATCCACCAGCTGACCGGCGGCCTGCGCGCGGCGATGGGCTACACCGGTTCGCCGAGCATCGAGGCGCTGCAACAGGCGCAGTTCGTCCGGATCACCGCGGCGGGCTTGAGGGAAAGCCACCCGCACGACGTCGCCATGACGGTCGAAGCCCCCAACTACTACGCACGCTGA
- a CDS encoding Rieske 2Fe-2S domain-containing protein translates to MRATGLAARTILGRQAWLDRPSYRLEHALTFAFAAMGRHRDRVGNALHGTWLGHPLHPALTSVPTGAVATTLVMDAAGTLAGRDARLRDGSRFALGVALAGSVGAAVTGVTDWQHTHEQSRRIGLVHGALNAIATGLYAASWWDRRRGRHRRGMACSALGYALTLGSGYLGGALVFGAGTGVDRSGARLGGDRWMPVVPAAALDGRPQRVAVDGVGVVLYRTDGRVIAVGEHCPHLGAPMSDGWIDRGRIVCPWHGSRFACGSGDVLRGPATAPLPSYPVRIRDGLVEVHGVAK, encoded by the coding sequence ATCCGCGCTACCGGGCTTGCGGCGCGGACGATTCTGGGACGACAGGCGTGGCTGGATCGGCCGAGCTATCGGCTCGAGCACGCATTGACCTTCGCGTTCGCGGCCATGGGCCGTCACCGCGATCGGGTCGGCAACGCACTGCACGGCACCTGGCTCGGCCATCCGTTGCACCCGGCGCTGACCTCGGTGCCGACTGGCGCGGTGGCGACGACGCTCGTCATGGATGCGGCCGGCACGCTGGCTGGGAGGGACGCCCGGCTGCGGGACGGATCGAGGTTCGCGCTGGGCGTCGCGCTCGCGGGAAGCGTCGGCGCGGCCGTCACCGGCGTGACGGATTGGCAGCACACCCATGAGCAGTCGCGTCGGATCGGGCTCGTCCATGGCGCGCTCAACGCGATCGCAACCGGGCTGTATGCGGCGTCGTGGTGGGATCGGCGCCGCGGCCGCCACCGGCGCGGGATGGCGTGCAGCGCGCTGGGCTATGCCCTCACCCTCGGCAGCGGCTACCTCGGTGGCGCCCTGGTGTTCGGCGCGGGCACCGGCGTGGACCGGTCCGGCGCCCGGCTGGGGGGCGACCGCTGGATGCCGGTAGTACCCGCCGCCGCGCTGGACGGCCGGCCGCAGCGGGTCGCGGTCGACGGCGTCGGCGTCGTCCTCTATCGCACCGACGGTCGGGTGATCGCGGTCGGCGAGCACTGCCCGCACCTCGGCGCACCGATGAGTGACGGGTGGATCGACCGCGGCCGAATCGTATGCCCATGGCATGGTTCCAGATTCGCGTGCGGATCGGGTGACGTGCTGCGCGGACCGGCGACCGCGCCCCTGCCGAGCTATCCGGTGCGGATTCGCGACGGGCTCGTCGAAGTGCACGGAGTGGCGAAATGA
- a CDS encoding MarR family winged helix-turn-helix transcriptional regulator — MTRDASRRAAARATDRPGDPSPFALGLLLRRAHRRAAAVMSEAIRPLGIEMRHFAVLLVLVNRGPTEQRDLVDATGSDKAGIMRVVDDLERMGLAIRKSVPGDRRLKAVGITPKGLKVFDAAHVAAEPLAERLVSVMGPGESEQLTDLLTRFTAPAEH; from the coding sequence ATGACCCGCGACGCTTCTAGGCGTGCCGCCGCCCGCGCGACCGACCGCCCCGGAGACCCGTCGCCTTTCGCTCTCGGTTTGCTGCTGCGCCGAGCGCACCGGCGTGCGGCCGCGGTGATGTCGGAGGCGATTCGACCGCTGGGCATCGAAATGCGCCATTTTGCCGTGCTGCTCGTCCTCGTCAACCGCGGACCCACTGAGCAGCGGGACTTGGTCGACGCGACGGGTTCGGACAAGGCAGGCATCATGCGGGTTGTGGATGACCTGGAGCGCATGGGGCTCGCCATCCGCAAATCCGTTCCGGGCGACCGGCGTTTGAAGGCGGTCGGGATCACCCCCAAGGGGTTGAAGGTTTTCGACGCCGCTCACGTGGCGGCGGAGCCACTGGCTGAGCGCCTGGTATCGGTGATGGGCCCAGGGGAGTCGGAACAACTGACGGATCTGCTCACTCGATTCACCGCTCCTGCCGAGCATTAG
- a CDS encoding sigma-70 family RNA polymerase sigma factor translates to MTIPAGERLDAVVAQAVTGDHNALREVLETIRPIVVRYCRARVGNVDRGGLSADDVAQEVCLATITALPRYRDRGRPFLAFLYGIAAHKVADAHRAAGRDLAYPTETIPDRWSNDAGPEQLAIEADSVSRMSELLEILPAKQREILILRVVVGLSAEETAAAVGSTTGAVRVAQHRALSRLKSEMIAAGDCA, encoded by the coding sequence ATGACAATTCCAGCAGGGGAACGTCTCGACGCTGTGGTCGCCCAAGCCGTCACCGGAGACCACAACGCATTGAGGGAGGTGCTGGAGACCATCCGTCCGATCGTCGTGCGATATTGCCGAGCGCGTGTCGGCAACGTCGATCGGGGTGGCCTGTCAGCCGATGACGTGGCGCAGGAGGTGTGCTTGGCGACTATTACGGCGCTGCCGCGTTATCGCGATCGCGGGCGTCCCTTCCTGGCCTTCCTGTACGGCATCGCGGCCCACAAGGTCGCCGACGCCCACCGGGCCGCCGGACGCGACCTCGCCTATCCCACCGAGACGATTCCCGACCGTTGGTCGAACGATGCGGGACCCGAACAGCTTGCGATTGAAGCCGATTCGGTGAGCCGGATGAGCGAACTGCTCGAGATCCTGCCCGCCAAGCAGCGCGAGATTTTGATCCTGCGCGTCGTCGTCGGACTGTCCGCCGAGGAGACCGCCGCGGCGGTCGGCAGTACCACCGGGGCGGTCCGAGTCGCCCAGCACCGCGCGCTGTCGCGGCTGAAGTCCGAAATGATTGCGGCAGGTGACTGTGCCTGA
- a CDS encoding anti-sigma-D factor RsdA has product MTVPEPMDEFARTDLLLDALAQRRSVDVEDPDVDVLTDLLEDWRDNLRWPPASALVTPEEAVHALRAGLAERRRGSHRGLAVVGSVAATLMVLSGFGAMVVEARPGGTLYGLHAMFFDQPQVHGSQEMLAAKADLAKVQESIDRGQWDQAKNQLTEVSSLVQSIDDPASKQDLMNQLKLLNAKVDARDPNATLPVAPPPAASPGPATAIPAAPPAASVAPSMDATPAPLSPPSPSVGKHHHHGQKPPPVAPLTPNQ; this is encoded by the coding sequence GTGACTGTGCCTGAACCCATGGATGAATTCGCCCGCACCGACCTGCTGCTCGATGCGCTCGCCCAGCGCCGGTCGGTGGATGTCGAGGACCCCGACGTCGATGTGCTGACCGACCTGCTGGAGGACTGGCGCGACAACCTGAGGTGGCCGCCGGCCAGCGCGCTGGTGACGCCCGAAGAGGCCGTCCACGCGTTGCGCGCCGGATTGGCCGAGCGCCGGCGCGGCAGCCACCGTGGCCTGGCCGTCGTCGGTTCGGTCGCCGCGACGCTGATGGTGCTCAGTGGATTCGGCGCCATGGTGGTCGAGGCCCGGCCGGGCGGCACCCTGTACGGGCTGCACGCGATGTTCTTCGATCAGCCCCAGGTGCACGGAAGCCAGGAGATGCTGGCCGCCAAGGCCGACCTGGCCAAGGTCCAGGAATCGATCGACCGGGGTCAGTGGGACCAGGCCAAGAATCAGCTGACCGAGGTGAGCAGCCTGGTACAGTCGATCGACGACCCGGCCAGCAAACAAGACCTGATGAATCAGCTGAAGCTGTTGAACGCCAAGGTCGATGCGCGCGACCCGAACGCCACGTTGCCGGTCGCTCCGCCGCCGGCGGCGTCACCCGGGCCGGCCACCGCGATTCCGGCGGCGCCGCCCGCCGCCTCGGTCGCGCCGTCGATGGACGCGACACCGGCGCCGCTCAGCCCGCCGAGTCCATCAGTGGGCAAGCATCACCATCACGGCCAGAAGCCACCCCCGGTGGCGCCGTTGACTCCGAATCAGTGA
- a CDS encoding WhiB family transcriptional regulator — MPQPEQLPGPNADIWNWQLQGLCRGVDSSMFFHPDGERGRARMQREQRAKDMCRQCPVIQECRSHALEVGEPYGVWGGLSESERDLLLKGDIGRGRTIRRSA; from the coding sequence ATGCCACAGCCGGAACAGCTACCTGGTCCCAACGCCGACATCTGGAATTGGCAACTGCAGGGCTTGTGCCGCGGCGTTGACTCATCGATGTTCTTTCACCCCGACGGCGAGCGTGGCCGGGCCCGGATGCAGCGCGAGCAGCGCGCAAAGGACATGTGCCGGCAGTGCCCGGTGATCCAGGAGTGCCGCTCGCACGCCCTCGAAGTCGGGGAGCCCTACGGAGTTTGGGGCGGCCTGTCGGAGTCCGAGCGCGACCTGCTGCTCAAGGGTGACATCGGGCGCGGCCGCACCATCCGTCGCTCGGCCTAG
- a CDS encoding hydrogenase gives MQIVLFKLGLVLFMLGLFTGFALPAVKNARMALSSHLEAVLNGMFLVLLGLLWPHVHLPDAWGVAAVALVVYAGYANWLATLLAAAWGAGRKLAPIAAGDHAASAPKERIVGFLLVSLAPCIVVGVGIVIAGL, from the coding sequence ATGCAGATTGTGCTGTTCAAGCTCGGGTTGGTGCTCTTCATGCTCGGGCTGTTCACCGGGTTCGCCCTTCCCGCGGTCAAGAACGCGCGCATGGCGCTGTCCAGCCATCTCGAGGCGGTCCTCAACGGCATGTTTCTGGTGCTGCTCGGCCTGCTTTGGCCTCACGTCCACCTGCCCGACGCCTGGGGAGTCGCGGCGGTCGCACTGGTCGTCTACGCCGGCTACGCGAACTGGTTGGCGACGCTGCTCGCGGCGGCCTGGGGCGCCGGACGCAAACTCGCGCCGATCGCGGCGGGCGACCATGCGGCGTCAGCGCCGAAGGAAAGGATCGTCGGCTTCCTGCTGGTATCCCTGGCGCCGTGCATCGTGGTGGGCGTCGGCATCGTCATCGCGGGGCTGTGA
- a CDS encoding TetR/AcrR family transcriptional regulator produces the protein MMDDMPRKTDSKKRMVEAARRLFREHGYLGTALSDVVTESSAPRGSIYFHFPGGKEELATEVILLHASDRIQDINRAAATTRTAAELIAAFVGRERDELVSSDYREGCAVAPIVIESTSASEQLRDATRRAFQDLITTLAARLIEKGLTQDRAVQLATSVWASVEGALVLGRVLRSPTPFDIAIAQLTAAAEEDASVS, from the coding sequence ATGATGGACGACATGCCAAGGAAGACCGACAGTAAGAAGCGGATGGTCGAGGCCGCACGCCGCCTGTTCCGCGAACACGGCTATCTCGGCACTGCCCTGTCGGACGTCGTCACCGAGAGCTCCGCACCGCGCGGGTCGATCTACTTTCACTTCCCCGGCGGCAAGGAGGAGCTCGCCACCGAGGTCATCCTCCTGCACGCCTCCGACCGCATCCAAGACATCAACCGTGCGGCGGCCACCACCCGCACCGCGGCGGAACTGATCGCGGCATTCGTCGGCCGCGAGCGCGACGAACTGGTCTCAAGCGACTACCGCGAGGGGTGCGCGGTCGCTCCCATCGTCATCGAGTCGACGTCGGCCTCCGAGCAACTGCGCGACGCGACGCGGCGTGCCTTCCAGGATTTGATCACCACGCTGGCCGCACGGCTCATCGAGAAAGGCCTAACCCAGGACAGGGCCGTGCAGCTGGCAACCAGCGTGTGGGCCAGCGTGGAAGGAGCGCTCGTGCTCGGCCGGGTCCTGCGTAGCCCCACGCCATTCGACATAGCCATTGCTCAGCTGACCGCAGCCGCTGAGGAAGATGCCTCCGTCTCATGA
- a CDS encoding tautomerase family protein, with translation MPVYQCYSPKGLLTQSAKAKIAEGMTTMYCEATGAPPAWVKVLFHEMPDGECFAAGKPATQSLILGITRHGRDLETRQAMVRQLAQIWTRNSGQPEADLWISVSEVDYTNVMDAGLFIPEPGHEREWFEENQTRLAELGIIAA, from the coding sequence ATGCCCGTCTACCAGTGCTACAGCCCGAAGGGTCTACTGACCCAGTCCGCAAAGGCCAAGATCGCCGAAGGAATGACCACCATGTACTGCGAGGCCACCGGGGCGCCGCCGGCATGGGTTAAAGTCCTGTTCCACGAGATGCCCGACGGCGAGTGCTTCGCGGCCGGCAAACCGGCGACGCAATCGTTGATTCTGGGCATCACCCGCCACGGGCGTGACCTCGAAACGCGTCAAGCAATGGTGCGTCAGCTCGCCCAGATCTGGACGCGTAATTCAGGCCAGCCGGAAGCCGACCTGTGGATCTCGGTGAGCGAAGTCGATTACACGAATGTCATGGACGCCGGGTTGTTCATTCCGGAGCCCGGCCACGAGCGCGAATGGTTCGAAGAGAACCAGACCAGGCTGGCCGAATTGGGAATCATCGCAGCCTGA
- a CDS encoding nitroreductase, which translates to MDVYEAVTSRRAVRGFTDQPVPNEVLERVLAAAAWSPSGSDIQPWNIYVVTGALLDEIKTRAVERVAHGEPWDEREYQMYPPALKSPYGERRSAFGKERYSALGIAREDWEARQRAAIANWNCFGAPAALFCYIDGDLGVAQWADVGMYLQTVMLLLRAEGLHSCPQMAWSQVRETVAEVLAPPDGLILFCGMSIGYEDPAVKYARTGRAPLDETVTFVDDESAGLRKVEHSTRAESGVRLG; encoded by the coding sequence ATGGACGTATACGAGGCAGTCACAAGCCGACGAGCGGTGCGCGGGTTTACCGACCAACCCGTTCCGAACGAGGTACTGGAGCGCGTGCTGGCCGCCGCGGCCTGGTCGCCATCGGGATCTGACATCCAGCCGTGGAACATCTATGTGGTGACCGGCGCGCTGCTGGACGAGATCAAGACGCGCGCCGTCGAGCGCGTTGCCCACGGTGAGCCGTGGGACGAGCGGGAGTACCAGATGTACCCGCCCGCACTGAAATCGCCATACGGCGAACGCCGATCCGCCTTCGGTAAGGAGCGGTACAGCGCGCTCGGCATTGCGCGCGAGGACTGGGAGGCGCGCCAGCGGGCGGCCATCGCGAACTGGAACTGTTTCGGTGCGCCGGCTGCGCTGTTCTGCTACATCGACGGCGACCTAGGTGTGGCGCAATGGGCCGACGTCGGGATGTACTTGCAGACCGTCATGCTGCTACTCCGTGCCGAAGGGCTGCATAGCTGTCCGCAGATGGCGTGGTCGCAGGTGCGCGAGACGGTCGCGGAGGTTCTGGCACCACCGGACGGACTGATCCTCTTCTGCGGCATGTCGATCGGGTACGAGGACCCGGCGGTGAAGTACGCACGTACCGGCCGGGCACCGCTCGACGAGACGGTCACGTTCGTCGACGACGAGTCAGCCGGGCTCCGGAAGGTGGAACATTCCACACGGGCAGAGTCCGGTGTTCGACTCGGATGA
- a CDS encoding DUF5319 domain-containing protein, whose product MRDHLPPGLPPDPFADDPCDPSAALEAVEPGQPLDQQERMAVEADLADLAVYEALLAHKGIRGLVVCCDECQQDHYHDWDMLRANLLQLLIDGTVRPHEPAYDPEPDAYVTWDYCRGYADASLNEATSDADGFHRRH is encoded by the coding sequence GTGCGCGACCACCTCCCACCGGGTTTGCCGCCCGACCCTTTCGCCGACGACCCCTGTGATCCGTCGGCGGCACTGGAAGCCGTCGAGCCGGGCCAGCCCCTGGATCAGCAAGAGCGGATGGCCGTCGAGGCCGACCTCGCCGATCTGGCCGTGTACGAAGCGCTGCTGGCGCACAAGGGTATTCGCGGACTCGTGGTGTGCTGCGACGAATGTCAGCAGGATCACTACCACGACTGGGACATGCTGCGGGCCAACCTGCTGCAGCTGCTGATCGACGGCACCGTGCGTCCGCACGAGCCCGCCTATGACCCCGAGCCGGATGCCTACGTCACGTGGGATTACTGCCGGGGCTACGCCGACGCCTCGCTCAACGAAGCGACGTCGGACGCCGACGGTTTCCACCGCCGGCACTGA
- a CDS encoding GuaB3 family IMP dehydrogenase-related protein: MVEIGMGRVARRSYELSEVSIVASRRTRSSQDVSTAWQLDAYRFEIPVLAHPTDALVSPEFAIELGKLGGLGVLNGEGLIGRHADVESKIAQLVEAASKEPEPSAAIRLLQEFHAAPLNPDLLGSAVARIREAGVTTAVRVSPQNAQALTPVLVQAGIDLLVIQGTIVSAERVASDGEPLNLKTFISELDVPVVAGGVQDHRTALHLMRTGAAGVIVGYGATRGVTTSDEVLGISVPMATAIADAAAARREYLDETGGRYVHVLADGDIHTSGELAKAIACGADAVVLGTPLAESAEAMGEGWFWPAAAAHPSLPRGALLQIAVGERPPLHQVLNGPSDDPFGSLNLVGGLRRSMAKAGYCDLKEFQKVGLTVGS; this comes from the coding sequence ATGGTCGAGATCGGGATGGGCCGCGTCGCCCGTCGCAGCTATGAACTGAGCGAAGTCAGCATCGTGGCCTCCCGGCGCACCCGCTCGTCGCAGGACGTGTCGACCGCCTGGCAGCTGGACGCCTATCGGTTCGAGATCCCGGTGCTGGCGCATCCGACCGATGCCCTGGTGTCGCCGGAGTTCGCGATCGAGCTCGGCAAGCTCGGCGGCCTGGGCGTGCTCAACGGCGAGGGGCTGATCGGGCGGCACGCCGACGTCGAGTCCAAGATCGCGCAGTTGGTCGAGGCCGCCAGCAAGGAGCCCGAGCCGTCGGCGGCGATCCGGCTGCTGCAGGAGTTCCACGCGGCCCCGCTCAACCCGGACCTGCTGGGCTCCGCGGTCGCCCGGATCCGGGAGGCCGGGGTCACCACCGCCGTGCGGGTCAGCCCGCAGAACGCCCAGGCGCTGACGCCGGTGCTGGTGCAGGCCGGCATCGACCTGCTGGTCATCCAGGGCACCATCGTCTCGGCCGAGCGGGTGGCCAGCGACGGGGAACCGCTCAATCTCAAGACCTTCATCTCCGAGCTCGACGTGCCGGTGGTCGCCGGCGGCGTCCAAGACCACCGCACCGCGCTGCACCTGATGCGCACCGGTGCCGCCGGCGTCATCGTCGGCTACGGCGCCACGAGGGGAGTGACCACCAGCGACGAGGTGCTGGGCATCAGCGTGCCGATGGCCACCGCGATCGCCGACGCCGCCGCCGCGCGGCGCGAGTACCTCGACGAGACCGGCGGCCGCTACGTGCACGTGCTGGCCGATGGCGACATCCACACCTCCGGCGAGCTGGCGAAGGCGATCGCCTGCGGCGCCGACGCGGTGGTGCTGGGCACGCCGCTCGCCGAGTCCGCCGAAGCGATGGGCGAGGGATGGTTCTGGCCGGCCGCCGCGGCACACCCGTCGCTGCCGCGCGGCGCCCTGCTGCAGATCGCCGTCGGGGAGCGCCCGCCGCTGCACCAGGTGCTCAACGGCCCGTCCGACGACCCGTTCGGCAGCCTCAACCTGGTCGGCGGGCTGCGCCGGTCGATGGCCAAGGCCGGCTATTGCGACCTCAAGGAGTTCCAGAAGGTCGGCCTGACCGTGGGCAGCTAA